Proteins encoded within one genomic window of Couchioplanes caeruleus:
- a CDS encoding DUF6924 domain-containing protein: MGSLPLTNGVPFIRADFTNPAAWEKMVRLAGLPNEENYEANLEYVEDRTLADLGEDALAARFPRLYPEEYEHPVVFVADAAAMSPPDYPILVVNLNATEDSRPFRTVPSEIASIEANLSLANMDFFEFAESAGRRTLRRSGRRSRSAGIGRGG, from the coding sequence ATGGGAAGTCTTCCGCTCACCAACGGGGTGCCCTTCATTCGCGCCGACTTCACCAACCCGGCAGCGTGGGAGAAGATGGTGAGGCTCGCAGGCCTCCCAAATGAGGAGAACTACGAGGCGAATCTCGAATACGTGGAGGATCGCACCCTGGCCGACCTGGGCGAAGATGCTCTGGCGGCAAGGTTCCCTCGGCTGTATCCCGAGGAGTACGAACATCCTGTGGTGTTCGTGGCGGACGCCGCTGCGATGTCCCCGCCCGACTACCCCATCCTGGTCGTCAACCTAAACGCAACAGAGGACTCTCGACCCTTCCGGACGGTGCCAAGCGAGATCGCCTCCATCGAGGCAAACCTGTCCCTGGCCAATATGGACTTCTTTGAATTCGCTGAAAGCGCCGGAAGGCGAACACTGCGCAGATCGGGCCGTCGAAGTCGATCAGCAGGCATCGGGCGCGGCGGATGA
- a CDS encoding IS701 family transposase — protein sequence MSGRAGGVLVVRAVCPPAAGPLEDYAACFDELFSRLAQRRGFREYLTGLLAPRDRNKTLTGLAGAEPVEGAQHAAVQRLQYFLSQSTWDADEVNRRRLELLVNAPVTAPHARGVIAIDDSGDRKDGTRTAHVGRQWLGRYGKTDNGIVTVTTVWADERVYYPLHAEAYTPASHFARKQADPGFRTKLQIAADLIDKALTAGVVCRAVVADSFYGEHDDLRGALRQSGLGFVMALKPSRGTWQYGADAHTPKDAARTVPWGGPEHPGGWQPVQRRFRDGHTETWWATDARLGWWGPDGHTRLVIATTDPATLPDKATWYLATNLARPGGPHDIPEAAHEPADLTEVVRLYGIRHWIEQSYKQVKDELGWADFQVRSATAIRRHQTLVNCAFSFCWNTWFDPPSTNDNVTTPAEPVPDDSGERGHHSRPHG from the coding sequence GTGTCGGGTCGAGCGGGTGGGGTGCTGGTGGTTCGTGCGGTGTGTCCGCCGGCTGCGGGTCCGTTAGAGGATTATGCAGCTTGTTTCGATGAGTTGTTCTCCCGGCTGGCTCAGCGGCGGGGGTTTCGGGAGTATTTGACTGGTCTGCTCGCGCCTCGCGATCGCAACAAGACGTTGACGGGCCTGGCCGGCGCGGAGCCGGTCGAGGGGGCGCAACACGCTGCGGTACAACGGCTGCAGTACTTCCTGTCGCAGTCCACGTGGGACGCGGATGAGGTCAACCGGCGGCGGCTGGAGCTGCTGGTGAACGCTCCGGTGACCGCCCCGCATGCTCGCGGGGTGATCGCCATCGACGATTCCGGCGACCGCAAGGATGGCACCCGCACCGCGCATGTCGGGCGGCAGTGGCTGGGCCGCTACGGCAAGACCGACAACGGCATCGTTACCGTGACCACGGTGTGGGCCGACGAACGTGTCTACTATCCGTTGCACGCCGAGGCCTACACCCCTGCCTCCCATTTCGCCCGCAAGCAGGCCGACCCCGGTTTCCGGACCAAGCTGCAGATCGCCGCGGACCTGATCGACAAGGCGCTTACCGCCGGCGTGGTCTGCCGGGCAGTGGTGGCGGACAGCTTCTACGGCGAGCACGACGACCTGCGCGGCGCACTGCGCCAGAGCGGCCTTGGTTTCGTCATGGCTCTCAAGCCGTCCCGGGGCACCTGGCAGTACGGCGCTGACGCCCACACACCGAAAGACGCCGCCCGAACCGTGCCGTGGGGCGGGCCTGAGCATCCCGGCGGCTGGCAACCGGTCCAGCGCCGGTTCCGCGACGGGCACACCGAAACATGGTGGGCCACCGACGCCCGGCTCGGTTGGTGGGGACCCGACGGACATACCCGCCTGGTCATCGCCACGACCGACCCGGCCACCCTGCCCGACAAGGCAACCTGGTATCTGGCCACCAACCTGGCACGCCCCGGCGGCCCACACGACATCCCCGAGGCAGCCCACGAACCGGCGGACTTGACCGAAGTCGTGCGGCTCTACGGAATCCGACATTGGATCGAGCAAAGCTACAAACAAGTAAAAGACGAACTCGGCTGGGCGGACTTCCAAGTCCGCTCTGCCACCGCGATCCGCCGCCACCAAACCCTGGTGAACTGCGCGTTCTCGTTCTGCTGGAACACCTGGTTCGACCCACCATCCACAAACGACAACGTAACGACTCCTGCGGAGCCCGTCCCCGACGACTCCGGAGAGAGGGGGCACCACAGCCGGCCACACGGCTGA
- a CDS encoding SDR family oxidoreductase, which produces MQISGSVALVTGANRGLGKQFVTSLLDRGAAKVYATARRPELIDVPGVQVLRLDVTDPASIAAAVAAAPDVDLLINNAGIATGQNLITGDLAEIRREMDTHYYGTLGVIRAFAPQLAGGAILNVLSALSWFSYDGAAAYAAAKAAAWSLTNSVRLELARQNTQVTGLHLGAADTDMTARYEGPKISPEQVVTAALDGLEAGRLEVLADDWSRHVKASLAGDPAEFYGSTTAA; this is translated from the coding sequence ATGCAGATTTCCGGATCCGTCGCCCTCGTCACCGGCGCCAACCGTGGCCTCGGCAAGCAGTTCGTCACCAGCCTCCTCGACCGCGGCGCCGCCAAGGTGTACGCCACCGCCCGCCGTCCCGAACTCATCGACGTCCCCGGCGTACAGGTGCTGCGCCTCGACGTCACCGACCCGGCCTCGATCGCCGCGGCCGTCGCGGCCGCGCCCGACGTCGACCTGCTGATCAACAACGCCGGCATCGCCACGGGCCAGAATCTGATCACCGGCGACCTCGCCGAGATCCGCCGCGAGATGGACACCCACTACTACGGCACGCTGGGCGTGATCCGCGCCTTCGCCCCGCAACTCGCCGGCGGGGCGATCCTCAACGTTCTCTCGGCGCTGTCCTGGTTCTCGTACGACGGAGCGGCCGCCTACGCCGCCGCAAAGGCGGCCGCATGGAGCCTGACCAACAGCGTCCGCCTGGAGCTGGCGCGCCAGAACACCCAGGTGACGGGCCTCCACCTGGGAGCCGCGGACACCGACATGACCGCACGGTACGAAGGCCCCAAGATCTCCCCGGAACAGGTGGTGACCGCGGCCCTGGACGGCCTCGAGGCCGGCCGGCTCGAGGTGCTGGCCGACGACTGGAGCCGGCACGTCAAGGCCTCCCTGGCGGGCGACCCTGCCGAGTTCTACGGATCGACGACCGCGGCCTGA
- a CDS encoding DUF2283 domain-containing protein has product MSYDSEANAAYLAIEQDIPSGSATENVVVERPGQGDIVLDFDSDGRLLGVEVIGARELLSAAVLTTADDA; this is encoded by the coding sequence ATGAGCTACGACAGCGAGGCGAACGCGGCATACCTCGCCATCGAGCAGGACATCCCTAGTGGGTCGGCAACTGAGAACGTCGTCGTCGAACGGCCTGGCCAGGGCGACATCGTGCTCGACTTCGACTCTGACGGCCGCCTACTCGGCGTGGAGGTCATCGGCGCGAGAGAACTTCTCAGCGCCGCTGTACTCACGACAGCCGACGACGCGTGA
- a CDS encoding MerR family transcriptional regulator produces MRIGELATRAGVSVRALRYYEEQGLLAATRSASGQRHYPEPAAERVRLIQMLYSAGLSSRTIAELLPCVDAKVSTPESRSRLAAERDRIDAQIAELVRTRDKLDAVIALAADPNHGCHVVPPT; encoded by the coding sequence ATGCGGATCGGCGAGCTTGCCACCAGAGCAGGCGTGAGCGTACGGGCGCTGCGCTACTACGAGGAGCAGGGACTGCTCGCCGCCACTCGCAGCGCCAGCGGGCAGCGGCACTACCCGGAACCCGCGGCCGAGCGGGTGCGGCTCATCCAGATGCTCTATTCCGCCGGACTCTCCAGCAGAACGATCGCCGAGCTGTTGCCCTGCGTGGACGCCAAGGTCAGCACCCCGGAGTCGCGGTCGCGCCTCGCGGCCGAGCGTGACCGCATCGACGCCCAGATCGCCGAGCTCGTCCGCACCCGCGACAAACTGGATGCGGTCATCGCCCTCGCCGCCGACCCGAACCACGGATGCCACGTCGTGCCACCGACCTGA
- a CDS encoding aspartate-semialdehyde dehydrogenase has protein sequence MGSPPTLAVVGATGSVGTVMRELLSSRRNVWGEIRLVASGRSAGKRLPCRGEQLPVHELTPEVFDGVDIAMFDVPDGVSLAWAPVAVSRGVTVVDNSSAFRMDPDVPLVVPEVNREDLQHRPRGIVSNANCTTMAMIMAIAPLHREYGLRELVLASYQAVSGAGQIGVDTLHDQLSKVAGDRALGSRPGNVRQAVGDDLGPFPAPLALNVVPWSGDLAPDGWSSEELKLRNESRKILGLPDLKVSATCVRVPVVTGHSIAVHAVFGSELDAEGARQVLRNAPAVILVDDPEAGEFPMPIDAVGTDPSWVGRIRRAIDDPRALDLFITGDNMRKGAALNTVQIAELLAEEFARG, from the coding sequence ATGGGGTCGCCGCCCACGCTTGCGGTTGTCGGAGCCACCGGCTCCGTCGGCACGGTGATGCGCGAACTGCTGAGCTCCCGGCGCAATGTGTGGGGCGAGATCCGCCTGGTGGCCTCGGGCCGTTCGGCCGGCAAGCGGCTACCGTGCCGCGGTGAGCAGCTTCCCGTCCACGAGCTCACCCCCGAGGTGTTCGACGGCGTCGACATCGCGATGTTCGACGTCCCCGACGGGGTCTCGCTCGCCTGGGCGCCGGTCGCCGTCTCCCGCGGCGTCACCGTCGTCGACAACTCGTCGGCGTTCCGGATGGACCCGGACGTGCCCCTGGTCGTCCCGGAGGTCAACCGGGAGGACCTGCAGCACCGCCCGCGCGGCATCGTGTCCAACGCCAACTGCACGACGATGGCCATGATCATGGCGATCGCCCCGCTGCACCGCGAGTACGGCCTGCGCGAGCTGGTCCTGGCGTCGTACCAGGCCGTCTCCGGCGCCGGTCAGATCGGCGTCGACACCCTGCACGACCAGCTCAGCAAGGTGGCCGGCGACCGGGCCCTGGGCTCGCGCCCGGGCAACGTCCGCCAGGCGGTCGGCGACGACCTGGGCCCCTTCCCCGCCCCGCTCGCCCTCAACGTGGTCCCCTGGTCGGGCGACCTGGCCCCGGACGGCTGGTCCTCGGAGGAGCTGAAGCTCCGCAACGAGTCCCGCAAGATCCTCGGCCTACCGGACCTCAAGGTCTCGGCCACCTGCGTCCGCGTACCGGTGGTGACGGGTCACTCGATCGCCGTCCACGCGGTCTTCGGCTCGGAACTCGACGCGGAGGGCGCACGCCAGGTCCTCCGCAACGCCCCCGCCGTGATTCTGGTCGACGACCCGGAAGCGGGCGAGTTCCCCATGCCGATCGACGCGGTCGGCACAGACCCGTCCTGGGTCGGCCGCATCCGCCGAGCCATCGACGACCCCCGAGCGCTCGATCTCTTCATCACCGGCGACAACATGCGCAAGGGCGCGGCGCTGAACACGGTGCAGATCGCGGAACTGCTGGCGGAGGAATTCGCCAGGGGCTAG
- the pyrE gene encoding orotate phosphoribosyltransferase — protein MTESDLARQVRDVSRLTGEFVLRSGRTATEYFDKYQFESDPVLLDRLAEQMAVLIPEGTEVLAGLEMGGIAVVTALGRHAKLPCAFVRKQAKAYGTARLAEGAEVAGRRVLVVEDVVTSGGQVVISTKDLRRLGAHVDHALCVIDRQEGGAQALSAEGITLRALLTRADLEAAA, from the coding sequence GTGACTGAATCTGACCTTGCGCGGCAGGTCCGCGACGTGAGCCGATTGACCGGCGAGTTCGTCCTGCGTTCGGGCCGGACCGCCACCGAATACTTCGACAAGTACCAGTTCGAGTCGGACCCCGTGCTGCTCGACAGGCTGGCCGAGCAGATGGCCGTGCTCATCCCCGAGGGCACCGAGGTGCTGGCCGGCCTGGAGATGGGCGGCATCGCCGTGGTGACGGCGCTGGGCCGGCACGCCAAGCTCCCGTGTGCGTTCGTCCGCAAGCAGGCCAAGGCGTACGGTACGGCGCGGCTGGCCGAGGGCGCCGAGGTCGCGGGCCGGCGGGTTCTGGTCGTGGAAGACGTGGTCACGTCCGGCGGTCAGGTTGTCATCTCGACGAAGGACCTGCGCCGGCTGGGTGCACACGTCGACCACGCGCTCTGCGTGATCGACCGCCAGGAGGGCGGCGCCCAGGCGCTGTCGGCCGAGGGCATCACGCTACGCGCGCTGCTGACGCGCGCAGACCTCGAAGCCGCGGCCTAG
- a CDS encoding aspartate kinase has protein sequence MGVVVQKYGGSSVADAERIKRVAERIVDARKAGNDVVVVVSAMGDTTDNLLDLANQVSPLPPGRELDMLLTAGERISMALLAMAIHNLGFEARSYTGSQAGVLTTAVHGKARIIDVTPGRLRTALDEGAIAIVAGFQGVSQDTKDITTLGRGGSDTTAVALAAALDADLCEIYTDVDGVFTADPRIVSDARQIEKITYEEMLELAAGGAKVLMLRCVEYARRFKVPIHVRSSYSNKQGTVVTGSMEDPNVEQALITGVAHDRSEAKITIVGVPDEPGSAGRIFETVAEAEINIDMIVQNVSTEGTGRTDISFTLPKADGPTAMAALDKIKEQIKFKSLLFDDHVGKVSLVGAGMRSHPGVAASFFACIGEAGVNIEMISTSEIRVSVVCRDSDLDTAVRAVHDTFELGGTETAVVYAGTGR, from the coding sequence GTGGGCGTGGTGGTGCAGAAGTACGGCGGTTCGTCCGTGGCCGATGCCGAGCGCATCAAACGGGTGGCGGAGCGGATCGTGGACGCCCGCAAGGCGGGTAACGACGTGGTGGTCGTGGTCTCCGCGATGGGGGACACCACGGACAACCTGCTCGACCTGGCCAACCAGGTCAGCCCGCTGCCGCCCGGCCGCGAGCTCGACATGCTGCTGACCGCCGGCGAGCGCATCTCGATGGCGCTGCTCGCGATGGCGATCCACAACCTCGGGTTCGAGGCCCGGTCGTACACCGGCTCCCAGGCCGGTGTGCTGACCACCGCGGTGCACGGCAAGGCCCGGATCATCGACGTGACGCCCGGCCGGCTGCGCACGGCGCTGGACGAGGGTGCCATCGCGATCGTCGCCGGCTTCCAGGGCGTCTCCCAGGACACCAAGGACATCACCACGCTGGGCCGCGGCGGTTCGGACACCACGGCGGTCGCGCTCGCCGCGGCGCTCGACGCCGACCTCTGCGAGATCTACACGGACGTGGACGGCGTCTTCACCGCCGACCCGCGGATCGTCTCCGACGCCCGCCAGATCGAGAAGATCACCTACGAGGAGATGCTCGAGCTGGCGGCCGGCGGGGCGAAGGTACTGATGTTGCGATGTGTGGAGTACGCGCGCCGGTTCAAGGTGCCGATCCACGTACGCTCGTCGTACTCCAACAAGCAGGGCACTGTCGTCACGGGATCGATGGAGGACCCGAACGTGGAACAAGCGCTGATCACCGGGGTCGCTCACGACCGGAGCGAGGCCAAGATCACGATCGTCGGCGTGCCCGACGAGCCCGGCTCGGCCGGCCGCATCTTCGAGACGGTGGCGGAAGCCGAGATCAACATCGACATGATCGTGCAGAACGTGTCGACCGAGGGCACCGGGCGCACCGACATCTCGTTCACGCTGCCCAAGGCCGACGGCCCCACCGCGATGGCGGCGCTGGACAAGATCAAGGAACAGATCAAGTTCAAGAGCCTGCTCTTCGACGACCACGTGGGCAAGGTGTCGCTGGTCGGCGCCGGCATGCGGTCGCACCCGGGCGTCGCCGCGTCCTTCTTCGCGTGCATCGGCGAGGCCGGCGTCAACATCGAAATGATCTCTACTTCGGAGATCCGCGTCTCGGTGGTCTGCCGCGACAGCGACCTCGACACCGCGGTCCGCGCCGTGCACGACACCTTCGAACTGGGCGGCACCGAGACAGCCGTCGTGTACGCGGGCACCGGACGGTAA
- a CDS encoding HAD family hydrolase has translation MIRAVVFDVGECLVNEAREYGTWADWLGVPRHTFSAVFGAVIARGQDYRETFQVFRPGFDLTEEREKRAASGQPEWFGEDDLYPDVRPALTALRKAGLWVGIAGNQTVRAGGLLRSMDLPSDMIATSDDWGVSKPDVGFFEAVAKETPCRPEETLYVGDRLDNDIRPAVAAGFKTALILRGPWATIQQDDPEADRLATMRIESLAELPERIAAFNGEAH, from the coding sequence ATGATCCGAGCTGTGGTGTTCGACGTCGGTGAGTGTCTGGTGAATGAGGCAAGGGAGTACGGCACCTGGGCGGACTGGCTCGGGGTACCTCGCCACACCTTCTCCGCGGTCTTCGGAGCGGTTATCGCACGCGGCCAGGACTACCGCGAGACCTTCCAGGTGTTCCGACCCGGTTTCGATCTCACCGAGGAGCGGGAGAAACGGGCGGCGTCGGGTCAGCCGGAGTGGTTCGGGGAGGACGACCTCTACCCGGACGTGCGCCCAGCGTTGACTGCCCTGCGGAAGGCTGGCCTTTGGGTGGGAATCGCGGGCAACCAGACAGTGCGCGCCGGCGGGCTGTTGCGCTCGATGGATCTGCCCAGCGACATGATCGCTACGTCGGATGACTGGGGCGTCTCGAAGCCGGATGTTGGCTTCTTCGAGGCGGTGGCGAAGGAAACGCCGTGCAGGCCGGAAGAGACCTTGTACGTCGGTGACCGACTGGACAACGACATCCGACCCGCAGTCGCGGCAGGCTTCAAAACGGCTCTGATCCTTCGGGGGCCGTGGGCAACCATCCAGCAGGACGACCCGGAGGCAGACCGATTGGCCACGATGCGAATCGAGTCGCTTGCCGAACTGCCCGAGCGGATCGCGGCGTTCAACGGCGAAGCGCACTGA